Proteins from one Candidatus Eisenbacteria bacterium genomic window:
- the acpP gene encoding acyl carrier protein — protein MGAFSEDRVKEIIAKELEVDLKQVNPDAKFIEDLGADSLDIVELVMALEEEFGLDIPDEDADKLRTVGDAMNYLKQHATAS, from the coding sequence GTGGGAGCATTCAGTGAAGATCGCGTCAAGGAGATCATCGCGAAGGAGTTGGAAGTCGATCTCAAGCAGGTGAATCCCGACGCCAAGTTCATCGAGGATCTCGGCGCCGACTCGCTCGACATCGTCGAACTGGTCATGGCGCTCGAGGAAGAGTTCGGTCTCGACATCCCGGACGAGGACGCGGACAAGCTGCGCACCGTCGGCGATGCGATGAACTACCTCAAGCAGCACGCCACGGCGTCCTGA